From the genome of Labedella gwakjiensis:
GCGGCGAGCTCACCTACGACAAGGTCGACTTCGGTTCCGCTCCGCTGTCGTCGCTGACGGTGCGTTACGTCAATAACTCGGGCCGCGTCGGCGCGAACCCGTCGCTCGACTTCTACATCGACGAGAAGACCGACGCGAACAAGATCGCGACGACGGCGCTCCCGGTCACCGGGACCAACTGGCAGTCCTACAACACGACGACCGTCGACCTCGCCGCCGAGGTCTCCGGCGAGCACACGCTCATCGTGGTCATGCACGTGACCGCCGATTCCGGTCACCCGTACGTCGGCAACTTCGACTACTTCGAGTTCACGGCCGCTCCGTTGCCCGAGTCGTACCTCACCTCCGCCGATCCCTGGTCGTACTCGGACAACGGGACGGACCCGTCGGGCGACGGCTCCCTGTCGTGGACCACGGCCGCGTTCGACGACTCCGCCTGGAAGAACGCCGCCGGATCCTTCGGATCGAAGCGCGGAGCCGCGGATCTCGGTAACGGTTTCGTCGCCAAGACGCTCGTCCAGTACGCGAAGACCGGTTCGTCCGACACGATCGAGACCTACCACTTCCGTAACGAGTTCGAGGTCCCGGCTGGTGACCTCGCGCAGATCGAGGCTCTCGAGGGCACCGTCACGTACGACGACGCCGTGCGCATCTACGTGAACGGCGAGAAGGTCGCAGGGTTCGTCGACGACCGCGTGAACGGCGCCGCGAACCAGAACCTCACGTACGCCGGAAGCAGCGGCGGCGACCCGGTGACGAGCACCTTCCAGATCCCCGCAGACGCCCTCCAGGCGGGCGAGAACACGATCGCGATCGCGCTCTACCAGGACCGTGCGTCGAGCAGCGACATCTACCTGGACCTCAAGAGCCTCGTTCCGACGGTGGCGACCCCGGAGCCGACCGAGGCCACCATCTCGGACCTCGTGCTCGGCGTGGGAGCGACCGAGGCCGAGCGCACGCTGGCCTGGTACTCCGACGTGGACGTGCCCCAGGCGGCCCAGCTCGCGAAGAGCTCGACCGTCGTGGACGGAGCCTTCCCGGACTCGGCACGCACCATCGAGACGACGAAGACCGGCGGCACGACGAGCGGCGAGTACTTCCGCGACACCACGCTCGACGGGCTCGAGGAGAACACCGAGTACTCCTACCGCGTCGGAAGCGACGACAAGGGCTGGTCGGACGTGTACACGTTCCGCACGCAGGACTTCTCCGGGGACTTCTCGTTCTTCTTCTTCGGCGACCCGCAGCTCGGCGCCTCTGGCAACGCCGTGGCCGACGCGGCCGGGTGGCAGGACACGCTCGACGTGGCCACCCAGAGCTACCCGGACGCCGAGCTCCTCTACTCCTCGGGCGACCAGGTCGAGAGCGCGTCGAACGAGCAGCAGTACGAGCTCTTCCTCCAGTCCGATCACCTGCGGGAGCTGCCCTTCGTGGCGAACAACGGAAACCACGACGTGGGATCGAAGGCCTACGAGCAGCACTTCAACCTCCCGAACGAGGACCTCACGGCCGGTGCCGGTTCGGCCACGTCGTCGGGTGGCGACTACTGGTTCATCTACAAGGACGTGCTGTTCCTCAACATCAACTCGAACAGCCGCGACTACACGTCGCACTACGCGTGGATGGACAAGGTCATCGCGGAGCAGGGTGACAAGGCGAAGTGGAAGGCCGTGTCCTTCCACCACTCGCTCTACTCGGTGGGACCGCACCAGGACGACGGTGACGTGATCGACCGTCGCAGCACCATGCCGGAGAAGATCTCCGAGCTCGGCATCGACCTGGTCCTCATGGGCCACGACCACAACTACGCGCGCACCTACCTCATCAAGAACGGCCACAAGGCCGACGAGAACGAGGTTCCCGCGGCGGTCAAGGTCGAGGCGAAGGACGGCGAGGTCATGTACGTGACCGCGAACTCCTCGAGCGGCTCGAAGTACTACGACACCGAGAACCCGGGTGCGTGGTGGGCCTCCGTCATCAACCAGGAGAAGGTGCGCAACTACACCGTCCTCGACGTCTCGGACGACGAGATCTCGGTGCGCACGCTCCGCAGCCAGCAGAACGGTTCGGAGAAGCCCGTGAACAGCGTCGTGGACGAGGTCACGCTCACGAAGGACGCCGCTCCCGAGTTGACGGTGCCGGAGGACGGCGAGGTCGAGAAGGGCGCCGAGTTCGACCCGCGCGACGGGGTCTCCGCGACGGACAACGTCGACGGCGACCTCACCGAGGCGATCGAGGTCGCGGGCTCGGTCGACACCGCCACAGCCGGCGCGTACACCC
Proteins encoded in this window:
- a CDS encoding immunoglobulin-like domain-containing protein, which encodes MIRNGRRGVAGLVLLSLTAGGLALASLPAAASTPTVLAAASGIAAEPVRVQAEDYTGDNGNGLKKETSSDSTGASLGNVGGTWDGGELTYDKVDFGSAPLSSLTVRYVNNSGRVGANPSLDFYIDEKTDANKIATTALPVTGTNWQSYNTTTVDLAAEVSGEHTLIVVMHVTADSGHPYVGNFDYFEFTAAPLPESYLTSADPWSYSDNGTDPSGDGSLSWTTAAFDDSAWKNAAGSFGSKRGAADLGNGFVAKTLVQYAKTGSSDTIETYHFRNEFEVPAGDLAQIEALEGTVTYDDAVRIYVNGEKVAGFVDDRVNGAANQNLTYAGSSGGDPVTSTFQIPADALQAGENTIAIALYQDRASSSDIYLDLKSLVPTVATPEPTEATISDLVLGVGATEAERTLAWYSDVDVPQAAQLAKSSTVVDGAFPDSARTIETTKTGGTTSGEYFRDTTLDGLEENTEYSYRVGSDDKGWSDVYTFRTQDFSGDFSFFFFGDPQLGASGNAVADAAGWQDTLDVATQSYPDAELLYSSGDQVESASNEQQYELFLQSDHLRELPFVANNGNHDVGSKAYEQHFNLPNEDLTAGAGSATSSGGDYWFIYKDVLFLNINSNSRDYTSHYAWMDKVIAEQGDKAKWKAVSFHHSLYSVGPHQDDGDVIDRRSTMPEKISELGIDLVLMGHDHNYARTYLIKNGHKADENEVPAAVKVEAKDGEVMYVTANSSSGSKYYDTENPGAWWASVINQEKVRNYTVLDVSDDEISVRTLRSQQNGSEKPVNSVVDEVTLTKDAAPELTVPEDGEVEKGAEFDPRDGVSATDNVDGDLTEAIEVAGSVDTATAGAYTLTYTVKDARGNTTTAERIVTVVAPTDPTDPTDPPVDPTDPPVDPTDPPTEPGTPEQPTTTPAPPVADGSDLPEDLRNAVDVTVSGRTVSITGLTAGEWYYVYVYSAPTGMGWVQADANGAATATLPADLDAGAHRVAVLDDAGALIGWSQFVVAADTGPGDGLAVTGSDAATAWGSVALAALLLAGGGALLIARRTRITQR